In the genome of Thermoanaerobaculum aquaticum, the window CTGCGCCGTCCGCGGAGAGGTGCGTTTTTGACCGACGGCCTGGCCTGGGCCTGGACCGCCCGGCGCCACCGGTTTTCCTGCTTGCACCTTCCCGCGTGGGGCGTGCCCGCCGGGGTTCCCGTCCCGGTGGTGGCCACCTTTCACGACGCCACCCCGCTGTTGTTCCCCACCGGCCTTTCCTGGTGGCAAAAAAAGCGAGTCGCCTTGGGCCTGGCTTCCCTCCGGCGGGCCATTCTGGTACACACACCATCGGCTTTTGCCAAAAGGCAATTAGGGCTGCTTTTTCCGGAGCTGGAGGCCAGAGCCGTGGTGGTCCCTCACGGTGTTCATCCCCGGTTCCAGCCCCTTCCCACGCCCACCGGCGAGTTTGTTTTGGGCGTAGGGGGCGGCGAGCAGCACAAGAACTGGGAAGTCATTCTCGAGGCGTACGCCCAACCACAGGCCCACGCCCTCCCTCCCTTGAGGCTTTTGGGAGCCGTGGCCAAAGAAGCCCGGATTTTGCGCCTGGTGCGGGAAAAGCGGCTGGAAGGGAGGGTGCTCCTTTCCCCTGACGTGGACGAGGCCACGTTGGTGGGCGCCTATCAAAACGCCTGGGCTTTGGTGTTCCCCTCGAAAAACGAAGGCTTCGGCCTGCCGGCCTTGGAAGCCATGGCCTGCGGCTGCCCGGTGTTAGCGGCCAACGCCGGGGCCCTGCCGGAAGTGTGCGGGGATGCGGCGGTGTTGCTGCCGCCGGAGGATCCCAAAGCTTGGCTTTTGGCACTGGTTGCCCTGCAACAAAACCCCTCCCTGCGTCTTGAACTTCGGGAAGCGGGGCTGGCTCGCGCCCGCCAGTTCACCTGGGAACGCACGGCGCGGGAGCTTCTGGAGGTTTACCGCGCGGCCATCCGCCGGGCAAGTTCGGCGCGGTGAGCGGCCAGGGCCTGGTCGCGCCGCCTCATGGCTTGCGGCCAATCCCCGGGGAAAGAAGCAAACGGGCTTGCCGTGCTGCGGAAGCCTGCAAGCACCGTGAGGTTCGCCAACCACGAGCCCTCCCGATCCAAAAGCCGACCGGAAAGGTACTCCACCTCGGGGAAGTCGTCACGATGGGGGGTGTGGTTGGCCACCAACCGCGCCACCTCTTCGGGTCCCAAAAGCACCATGGCCGCCAAGTCATCAGGGGTGGCAATTCCAGCTTCCCACAGCGAGGGCTGCAGGCCGGGATCGGCTAAGGCTTCCCAGCGAAGCTTCACCGGGGGCGGAGAAAGGCTTCCGGTGACCACCGTGAACTCGTTGAGGACGTTGGGGTTGTACCAGACCACGGTGTTGGGGAAAACCTCCCAAAAGGCCCGCAGGATTGCCAAGTAAGAATCGGTGCGCAGGGAGTAAAGCGGCAACCACATGGAAACCACGCCCCCGGGGTTGAGCCGGTCCCGGCAAAGCTGGAAGTACTCCCGGGTGTAGAGGCTGGAGTTGCCGGCAAAAACCGGATGGATGGAGTCGGAAAGGATGACGTCAAAGCGCTCTTGGGTGGCTAAGAGCACGTTCCGCCCGTCGTTGAGCACCACCCGCACCCGGGGATCACCCAAGACCCCGTGATTGACGTTGCGGAAAAGCCGATCGGCCAGGCGCAAAACCGCCGGAGAAATCTCAGCCACCACCATGCGTTGCACGGAGCTGTGCTGGGCCACCGCCCAAGCCGTGCCTCCCGAGCCAAAGCCAATGTGCAAAACCCGCTTGGGGTAGGGATGAAGCAGCAACGGGATGTGACCCTGCAGCCTTTGAATGGCCCATAGCTCCTGGGAGGTGCCGGCCACGTTGACGCCGTTGATTTCCAAAGACCGCCAAACGCCGCGGCCGTCTTGGACCGAGCGCACAATCACCGTGCCTTCGGAGCTTTCCTCCAGCTCCTCCACCTTGCCTTCCTGCAATACGCCGGCACCGGAAAGCACCGCCCCGCGCGGCAACACCGCCCCCGCCACCAAAACCCCGGCAAGCAGGCTACTCCCAACCATCCGCATGGGCCCGGAAGAACAAAGGGTAACCGCCAAAACTGCAGCCAGGGCAGCAAAAGCCAAAAGCAAACCCTGCGTACCCAAAAGCGGAACCAAAACCAGCGGCCCGAGAAGCGTTCCCAGAATTGCGCCCAGGGTGTTGGCGGCGGCCACCAAGCCGGTGTGTGCCCCACCCGAGCGGTCCCCAGGGACGACCTCCACCGCCAGGGGAAAGCTCGCCCCAAAGCAAAGCGTGGGGAAAGCCAAAAGCACCGCCACGGCCAGGGCCAAGGTCAGCTCCAGGCCAAGAAAGCTCTGCGGCTTGAAAACCCCGCCCAGTGCCGCCAAAAGCTCAGAAAAGCCCATGAGGATTGGCACCTGAAGCAAAAGGGAAAAAGCCAAAAGCGCTTGGCACCACGCCAAGGCCCGCCGACCGGCGGGGAGCACAAAGCGAGCCAGCGCAGAACCCAGAGCCAAACCCAAAAGGTAAACAGCCAGCACCAACACAAAGGCGTAGACCCGAGAACCCAGGTGCAGGAGCAAAATGCGGGTCCACACCAGCTCCAGGCTCAAGGCCACAAAGCCAAACAAGAACGGGTAAAGGAGGTACCAACCGGGGCGGCCGGCGTGGGTGGGCATAACCTCCGGTCCTGCGGGCAGCAGGCGCTCCAAAAACCACGCCACCGTGGCCACCAGCAAACCCACGGTGGCAGCAACCGCCATGGTTCCCTGCTCCCCCAAAAGCGGAAGGCCGAAAAAGCCCGCCCCTACGGTGCCCAGCACCGCCCCCAGGGTGTTGGCCGCGTAAAGCCGCGCCACGGCTCCCCCAAGAAGGCCGTGGCCCACGCGGCCTACCAAGATGGGCAGGGTGGCGCCCAGAGCTACCGTCGGCAAGCCCAAAAACAGCCAGCTCAGGGCGAACCGTCCCAACAGCGGCAAACCCCAGGGTCGGAAAAGCTCAGGGCCGAAGCCGGCAGCCAGGCGCGTCAGCACTGGCAACACCCACGGGGTCGCCAACGCCCAAACCGCCACCAGCGCCTCGCAGGCAGCGTAAACCCGCAGGTGCTGACGAATCCGTCCCGCCCAGCGGCCGGCAAGCCAGCTCCCCAACGCCATCCCCCCCATGTACGCCGCCACCACCGCCACCGCCGCCCACAGGGAGTTCCCCACCAAAAGCCCCAGGGCCCGTACCCACACCACCTGGTAGGCCAGGGCGCAAGCTCCGGAAAGCACGAACAGGAAAAGCACTAGCGCCGCCACAGCACCCCCAAAAGGAAAAGCGAGGCCAAGCTCACAACCAACCCGGCCATCAAACCCGGCGGTCGGTACACCACCCGCACCTCGTGATCCCCCGCCGCCACCGGAACCCCCTGGAGTATCCCCGCACCGCGGATGGGTTTGACCTTCTTCCCGTCCACCACAAAACGCCATCCGGGGTCAGGGGCAAAAAGCCAGAGGAAAACCCCATTGGTCTGTGCCCTCACCTGGAACTGCCAGGAAGTCCTCCCCTGGCCTTTGAGCACCGCTTCCCCTGCCGGGACGGGCAGCTCCCCCGGGGTGGGCAGGTGGGACACCACCGCCCATAGGGGAAAGGCGCTGGGGTTGCGGAAAACCCAAAGTTTGTCCCGCTGGCAAAGGGGAGGGTAGCCGGGGATCGGGTGCAAGCCCACCATCGTCTTGGCACCCAAAGCCGAAACCCACCACCATCCCTCCGAAAAGCCCCGATCGGCCTGGGCCAGGTGCTGCGCCAGAGCCCGGTTGGTCACCGGAGCAAAGCTGCGGGCCAGAGACCTCCCGTCCAACAGCACCGAATAGCCCCACCCCAGAGAGGCTGCACCTCTTGTGCCCCGCTCCAAAGTCCAGCGCAGCTGCACCCCATCCACCGGCAGGGGGTAAAGCCGGCCCGCGCTTTGGGCAGAAAGGCACAGCACGGGCTCGGGCTTCCATTTTTGCAGCTGCAAAACCGGTACCGTGTAGGTCGCCAAAAAGAGCGAGCCGGCAGCTGCCCATCCCATGCCCCAGGGGGCGAGGGCTGCCAGCACCCCTTGCCCGGCGGCCAGCCAAGGCTCCCTGGACACCACGGCCCCTACGGCTCCAAGCCCCAACGCGGTAGCCACCCACTTGCGGCTTTGCGGGAGCTTTCCGGAACCCGCCACCGCTGCCAAAGCTACCGTTGCGGGGATCAGGAAGCGGCCAGGGAGGCGTACGAGACCGAAGGAAAGCCCGGCCCATAGCGCATCCCCCCAGGGAAGAGCCGGCAAAACCGCAAGGAACGTGAAAACAGCCGCCAAAGACGCCAAGCGAGTTCTGGCGGTTTCGCCCCTTCGGAGCGACCCCAAAGCCAAAAACAACCAAAGCGGCAGAGCAATAATCGGCAAGAAGCGAACTTCAACAGGAGGCAGCGGAAAACCGGGCACAACCAAAGCCGGAAGCTCCCCCAGGCTCACCCCTCCCAGGCTCACGGCCTCCAGGGGCTTGTCCGGGCCGCGATCGCCACCGGCAATCCAAAAGGCCATGGGCAAAGCTTGTACCGAGCAAAGGGCAAAGCCCAAGAGCACAGCCCGCACCGCTTGCCACCGGGGCAAAAGCCACACCGCCCCTGCCGCTCCAAGCAGGGCCAAAACCGGCTCGGCCGCCAGGAAGCTCCCTGTCACCGTTAAGGCCAAGACCCCAAAGCGGCCGGAAAGCGCCGCGTCCCAAACCCAGGGCAACCAGGCCGCAGTTTCCAGGTTGTTGAGCATCCCAGCGGACGACAGCACCGGACCCGAAAGGGCAGCCCCCCAAGCAGCGGCCAGGCTTCCCGTGGGCGTACCCCCCAAACGGCGGGCCAGCCGCGCCACGCCCAGCGCCAAAAGCATCAGGTGTAACCCCACCTCCACGCCAATGGCTTGCTCTGGTGGCAAAAGCAAAGCCCCCCATGCCGGCGGGTAAAGCAGTGCCGATTGCGGGTTGGCAAAGAAAGGCTCACCGCAACCCACCTGGGGGTTCAGCCAGGGCGAGGCCTCACCGGTAAACACGCGGGCAAGCTGGGCTCGGAGGGGAACAAAATATGTGGGGTTGTCCCGCGCCGCGGGCACCCAACCGGCAAAAGATGCCAGCACCAGGGCTAGCCCCGGGAGCACCGCAAGCGAAAAAGCGTGGCGGAAGCTCACGGTTTTTCCCCCAGCACCGCAGCCAAGCGAGCTTTAAGCAACGGATCGGGGGACGCCAAAGCGCGCTCGTACGCGCTGACGAAGGGGTAGCCGCGGGCCCGACGTTCCGCCGCCAAGGCCTTTTGGAACGCCTGCCGGGCGGGTTCCGGCATTCCCAGGAAAAGCTGGCTTTGCGCCACCGTGAGCCAACAGGGCACGCAGTTAGGCTCTAGGGCAAGGGCGCGGAGGGCAGCCCCCCGGGCCCCTTCCCACTGCCCCAAGACCACCCGCGCGTCCGCTTCCCCGTAAAAAGCCCACACGTCTTGGGGGTTGGTTTCCTGAGCCCGGCGGAAAGTGCCGATGGCGGCCTGGGCGGCGCTGGCGTCACCGGTTGCGCGGGCCAATCGCAGCTGAGCGAGCCCCACGGTCCGCAACGCCTCCCCCGAACGGGGCAGCTCGCGGGCAATGGCGGTGGCCTCCACCAAGGCCTCAGCGAGCTGTTGGGAGCTCGCCTCCTGCCGCAGCACTTCCTTGACCTTTCCAAGCCGCTCCTGAAGGGAAGGCACCAAAACCCCGTTGGGCCAAGGGAGCACCGCAGCTGCCCATCCCAGCAGCGGCCACAGCAACAAGAAAGCAGGTCCAGGCGCCAGCTTCAGCCGCCAACGCCCGGAAAACCGCCCGGCAGAAACGGCAAGAAAAGCCACCACCGGCCAAAGCATTTGGCTGTGGAAAAGGCCGGTAACCACCAAAGCGAAAGCTGGACTCAAGGCCTTAAGGCCGCCACCGACCCACGCTCGAACCGTGGACCACAGCAGCCCCGCTGCCAGCACCAACCCCGGAACCCCCAGAGAAGCTGAAAGCTGCAGGAGATCGCTTTCCGCCAAATCGGGAATCCGGTGGAAACGGGCAAACTCCCCCTCCCGCGGGAAGTTTTGCGGCAGTACAGCATCCCCAAACCCTCCCGGTCCCGTGCCCCACGGGGCAAAATCCCAAGCGGTTTTGAGCGCGGTTTTCCAAATCCGCAACCGCTCGAAGCGCAACGGGTCGGGAGCAAAGGCCATTCGCCACCCCAGGCCCAAGGCCGCCACAATTGCACCAAGGAGCAGCAAGGCTTTCCACCGGCGGTCAAGGCGCAAGCCCAGCCAAAAAACGCACAAGACCGTAACCGCCAGCATGGCTGCGCGGCTCTCGGCCGCCAGCACGCCGGCAACAAGCAGGGGCAGCCATACCCAACCCCTCCGGCTTTCGACCAGAGCGCAATGGGCTAAAGCCAAAACCACCACGGTGGCGGCCACGTTGGGGTTGCCGAAGGGCCCCGCCGGCCGGCCGCCGAGGGAGAGGCGCTCCACCAAAAGCCACAAAGCGCAGAGCACTCCGGCAGCCATTACCGCCACCGCCATCCACCTGTGTCCTCCAGGGTGGGCGGTAATT includes:
- a CDS encoding glycosyltransferase family 4 protein; protein product: MTFAFDARAAFVDPHRGFGRMVRELVPALAQLAAESLVVCVPAHASIPAAWYPWSAQTLKLRRPRRGAFLTDGLAWAWTARRHRFSCLHLPAWGVPAGVPVPVVATFHDATPLLFPTGLSWWQKKRVALGLASLRRAILVHTPSAFAKRQLGLLFPELEARAVVVPHGVHPRFQPLPTPTGEFVLGVGGGEQHKNWEVILEAYAQPQAHALPPLRLLGAVAKEARILRLVREKRLEGRVLLSPDVDEATLVGAYQNAWALVFPSKNEGFGLPALEAMACGCPVLAANAGALPEVCGDAAVLLPPEDPKAWLLALVALQQNPSLRLELREAGLARARQFTWERTARELLEVYRAAIRRASSAR
- a CDS encoding fused MFS/spermidine synthase — translated: MAALVLFLFVLSGACALAYQVVWVRALGLLVGNSLWAAVAVVAAYMGGMALGSWLAGRWAGRIRQHLRVYAACEALVAVWALATPWVLPVLTRLAAGFGPELFRPWGLPLLGRFALSWLFLGLPTVALGATLPILVGRVGHGLLGGAVARLYAANTLGAVLGTVGAGFFGLPLLGEQGTMAVAATVGLLVATVAWFLERLLPAGPEVMPTHAGRPGWYLLYPFLFGFVALSLELVWTRILLLHLGSRVYAFVLVLAVYLLGLALGSALARFVLPAGRRALAWCQALLAFSLLLQVPILMGFSELLAALGGVFKPQSFLGLELTLALAVAVLLAFPTLCFGASFPLAVEVVPGDRSGGAHTGLVAAANTLGAILGTLLGPLVLVPLLGTQGLLLAFAALAAVLAVTLCSSGPMRMVGSSLLAGVLVAGAVLPRGAVLSGAGVLQEGKVEELEESSEGTVIVRSVQDGRGVWRSLEINGVNVAGTSQELWAIQRLQGHIPLLLHPYPKRVLHIGFGSGGTAWAVAQHSSVQRMVVAEISPAVLRLADRLFRNVNHGVLGDPRVRVVLNDGRNVLLATQERFDVILSDSIHPVFAGNSSLYTREYFQLCRDRLNPGGVVSMWLPLYSLRTDSYLAILRAFWEVFPNTVVWYNPNVLNEFTVVTGSLSPPPVKLRWEALADPGLQPSLWEAGIATPDDLAAMVLLGPEEVARLVANHTPHRDDFPEVEYLSGRLLDREGSWLANLTVLAGFRSTASPFASFPGDWPQAMRRRDQALAAHRAELARRMAAR
- a CDS encoding O-antigen ligase family protein, whose amino-acid sequence is MPALSLEALLVPLALLWVASADGVFVAPWVAAASAGVAGFLAWRRLVRGVRVGPPLLWLLGFCLWLLLSSLIQPVAWDRAAQLSAIGMLAGVLALITAHPGGHRWMAVAVMAAGVLCALWLLVERLSLGGRPAGPFGNPNVAATVVVLALAHCALVESRRGWVWLPLLVAGVLAAESRAAMLAVTVLCVFWLGLRLDRRWKALLLLGAIVAALGLGWRMAFAPDPLRFERLRIWKTALKTAWDFAPWGTGPGGFGDAVLPQNFPREGEFARFHRIPDLAESDLLQLSASLGVPGLVLAAGLLWSTVRAWVGGGLKALSPAFALVVTGLFHSQMLWPVVAFLAVSAGRFSGRWRLKLAPGPAFLLLWPLLGWAAAVLPWPNGVLVPSLQERLGKVKEVLRQEASSQQLAEALVEATAIARELPRSGEALRTVGLAQLRLARATGDASAAQAAIGTFRRAQETNPQDVWAFYGEADARVVLGQWEGARGAALRALALEPNCVPCWLTVAQSQLFLGMPEPARQAFQKALAAERRARGYPFVSAYERALASPDPLLKARLAAVLGEKP
- a CDS encoding YfhO family protein is translated as MSFRHAFSLAVLPGLALVLASFAGWVPAARDNPTYFVPLRAQLARVFTGEASPWLNPQVGCGEPFFANPQSALLYPPAWGALLLPPEQAIGVEVGLHLMLLALGVARLARRLGGTPTGSLAAAWGAALSGPVLSSAGMLNNLETAAWLPWVWDAALSGRFGVLALTVTGSFLAAEPVLALLGAAGAVWLLPRWQAVRAVLLGFALCSVQALPMAFWIAGGDRGPDKPLEAVSLGGVSLGELPALVVPGFPLPPVEVRFLPIIALPLWLFLALGSLRRGETARTRLASLAAVFTFLAVLPALPWGDALWAGLSFGLVRLPGRFLIPATVALAAVAGSGKLPQSRKWVATALGLGAVGAVVSREPWLAAGQGVLAALAPWGMGWAAAGSLFLATYTVPVLQLQKWKPEPVLCLSAQSAGRLYPLPVDGVQLRWTLERGTRGAASLGWGYSVLLDGRSLARSFAPVTNRALAQHLAQADRGFSEGWWWVSALGAKTMVGLHPIPGYPPLCQRDKLWVFRNPSAFPLWAVVSHLPTPGELPVPAGEAVLKGQGRTSWQFQVRAQTNGVFLWLFAPDPGWRFVVDGKKVKPIRGAGILQGVPVAAGDHEVRVVYRPPGLMAGLVVSLASLFLLGVLWRR